Proteins found in one Nocardia brasiliensis ATCC 700358 genomic segment:
- a CDS encoding antibiotic biosynthesis monooxygenase family protein, whose amino-acid sequence MTGHVRVLVYLTITEADAAAVTDAYHRISTELAGTPGLLGNELLRGAGDSGAVLSEWESFAAFRTWEHGMAHRGATSPLRPYQDASRGKVFEVFEVAAAHRAPGAE is encoded by the coding sequence GTGACCGGGCACGTTCGAGTGCTGGTGTACCTCACCATCACCGAGGCCGACGCCGCGGCGGTCACCGACGCCTACCACCGGATCAGCACGGAATTGGCGGGCACGCCGGGGCTGCTCGGCAACGAACTGCTGCGCGGCGCGGGTGACAGCGGCGCGGTGCTGAGCGAGTGGGAGTCGTTCGCGGCGTTCCGCACGTGGGAGCACGGGATGGCGCATCGCGGCGCCACTTCGCCGCTGCGGCCGTATCAGGATGCCTCGCGCGGCAAGGTGTTCGAGGTGTTCGAGGTGGCCGCCGCGCATCGAGCACCGGGAGCGGAGTAG
- a CDS encoding antibiotic biosynthesis monooxygenase family protein, translating to MTDTIAGTVFRVMLRMEVIPGQETAFEQAWLDGASIITDQPANLGQWLSRSTEEAAVYYIVSDWVDEASFRVYERSEQHLHHRARLHPYRSKGSMAVATVLHALTGAASVRPGTTP from the coding sequence ATGACCGACACGATCGCGGGCACGGTGTTCCGGGTGATGCTGCGCATGGAGGTGATCCCCGGGCAGGAGACCGCCTTCGAGCAAGCCTGGCTCGACGGCGCCTCGATCATCACCGATCAGCCGGCCAACCTGGGGCAGTGGCTGTCCCGCAGCACCGAGGAGGCTGCGGTGTACTACATCGTCAGCGACTGGGTGGACGAGGCCTCGTTCCGGGTCTACGAGCGCAGCGAACAGCATCTGCACCATCGTGCCCGGCTGCATCCGTACCGCAGCAAGGGCTCCATGGCGGTGGCCACGGTGCTGCACGCCCTGACCGGCGCCGCGTCCGTCCGGCCGGGGACCACACCGTGA
- a CDS encoding amidohydrolase family protein, translated as MTPGRIDVHHHAIVPRIAALMRRMGAPFKIPWTLAETFEVLAEQRIDYAVISNPIPVEYLPDAETAKFFCREANEAVAEFAAAHPGRFGLLAALPIPHIDAALAEIEYAHETLGADGFVLIPHSGSDYLGDALFEPVLAELDRRGAVVLVHPMMPPDSAGSSVPAVLADFLLDTTRGAIGLVLSDALDRYPNISFVLAHAGGFLPYAAFRVEALAHGFFGADPVRIREQLGRFYYDTALAGPSALPGLFATVPPDRILFGTDWCAAPHAAVTAAGRALEQQYARLPGAAAAGERTARRLFTGWAAHAAPSPDPVMSEQ; from the coding sequence GTGACACCCGGCCGCATCGACGTCCACCATCACGCCATCGTGCCGCGGATCGCCGCGCTGATGCGCCGCATGGGCGCGCCGTTCAAGATTCCGTGGACCCTCGCCGAGACCTTCGAGGTGCTCGCCGAACAACGCATCGACTATGCCGTGATATCCAATCCCATTCCGGTGGAATACCTCCCGGACGCGGAAACGGCGAAGTTCTTCTGCCGGGAAGCCAACGAAGCCGTCGCCGAGTTCGCTGCCGCGCACCCGGGGCGGTTCGGTTTGCTTGCCGCGCTGCCGATCCCGCACATCGATGCCGCCCTGGCCGAGATCGAGTACGCGCATGAGACGTTGGGCGCCGACGGGTTCGTGCTGATCCCGCACTCCGGGTCCGACTATCTCGGTGACGCGCTGTTCGAGCCGGTGCTCGCCGAACTCGACCGCCGCGGTGCGGTGGTTCTCGTGCACCCGATGATGCCGCCGGACTCGGCCGGCTCGTCGGTGCCCGCTGTGCTCGCCGACTTCCTGCTCGACACCACGCGGGGCGCGATCGGGTTGGTGCTGTCGGATGCCCTGGACCGCTATCCGAACATCTCGTTCGTGCTGGCGCACGCGGGCGGTTTCCTGCCGTACGCGGCGTTCCGGGTGGAAGCGTTGGCGCACGGGTTCTTCGGCGCCGATCCGGTCCGGATCCGCGAACAGCTGGGGCGCTTCTACTACGACACCGCGCTGGCCGGTCCGTCGGCGCTGCCCGGCCTGTTCGCCACGGTGCCGCCGGACCGGATCCTGTTCGGGACCGACTGGTGCGCCGCGCCGCACGCCGCCGTCACCGCCGCGGGCCGCGCCCTCGAACAGCAGTACGCGCGGTTGCCCGGCGCGGCGGCGGCCGGGGAGCGGACCGCCCGGCGGCTGTTCACCGGCTGGGCCGCCCACGCGGCTCCGAGTCCGGATCCAGTGATGTCCGAACAGTAG
- a CDS encoding DUF1772 domain-containing protein, which produces MSASTGPAGALLLAAGLAANGLGTGIMLATVIGVAPYQGVQSYREYVSGVRFMWPRFDPAMPLLNITALLAYLVHAVVLDESATARFGFATSSALLLCTVGISVTKNLPVNRYVASLDPAHQPVDWADRDPRRRWRRWNVVRTGSALTAFVVAVLTTALAG; this is translated from the coding sequence ATGTCCGCGTCCACGGGCCCGGCGGGGGCGTTGCTGCTGGCGGCGGGGCTCGCCGCGAACGGGCTGGGGACCGGGATCATGCTCGCCACGGTGATCGGTGTCGCGCCCTACCAGGGCGTGCAGTCCTACCGGGAGTACGTCAGCGGGGTGCGATTCATGTGGCCGCGTTTCGATCCGGCCATGCCGCTGCTGAACATCACCGCGTTGCTGGCATATCTGGTGCACGCGGTCGTGCTGGACGAGTCCGCCACGGCGCGTTTCGGTTTCGCGACCTCGTCGGCACTGCTGCTGTGCACCGTCGGCATCTCCGTCACGAAGAACCTGCCGGTGAATCGCTATGTGGCGAGCCTGGATCCGGCGCATCAACCGGTGGACTGGGCCGACCGCGACCCGCGCAGGCGCTGGCGGCGCTGGAATGTCGTGCGCACCGGGTCGGCCCTGACCGCTTTCGTCGTCGCGGTGCTGACCACCGCGCTCGCCGGGTGA
- a CDS encoding acyl carrier protein, whose product MAEFTIDDLRPILVQAFGELDEEFDTTGDIADIEFEELGLDSLALIETQALIRRRFGVRLEDGQVVGTSTPADLVAAVNAQLAAELVPARPQ is encoded by the coding sequence ATGGCAGAGTTCACGATCGACGATCTGAGACCGATCCTGGTCCAGGCCTTCGGCGAGCTGGACGAGGAGTTCGACACCACCGGCGACATCGCGGATATCGAGTTCGAGGAACTCGGCCTGGATTCGCTGGCGCTGATCGAAACCCAGGCGCTGATCCGGCGCCGGTTCGGGGTGCGGCTGGAAGACGGCCAGGTCGTCGGCACCAGCACCCCGGCGGACCTGGTGGCGGCGGTCAACGCCCAGCTCGCCGCCGAACTCGTCCCGGCGCGGCCGCAATGA
- a CDS encoding SRPBCC family protein — protein sequence MSTDGGEIGAVFADAATGGLVTENAVVIKAPLELVWADTNDVSAWPGLFSEYAAVEILEQRTDYVRFRLTMHPDPNGAVWSWVSERLLDADGGVVHARRVETGPFEFMYLRWEYTPDADGVRMRWSQRFRLKPTAPISDEQMAERINVNSPREMRRIKQILEARHTAGGAG from the coding sequence ATGAGCACCGACGGCGGCGAGATCGGCGCGGTCTTCGCGGACGCGGCCACCGGCGGCCTGGTCACCGAGAACGCGGTGGTGATCAAGGCGCCGCTGGAGCTGGTCTGGGCCGACACCAACGACGTGTCCGCGTGGCCGGGACTGTTCAGCGAGTACGCGGCGGTCGAAATACTGGAACAGCGAACGGATTACGTGCGCTTCCGGCTGACCATGCACCCGGATCCGAACGGCGCGGTCTGGAGCTGGGTCTCCGAACGACTGCTCGACGCCGACGGCGGGGTCGTGCATGCCCGGCGGGTGGAGACCGGACCGTTCGAATTCATGTACCTGCGCTGGGAATACACGCCGGACGCGGACGGCGTGCGGATGCGCTGGAGCCAGCGCTTCCGCTTGAAGCCGACCGCGCCGATCAGCGACGAGCAGATGGCCGAGCGGATCAACGTCAACTCGCCGCGGGAGATGCGCCGGATCAAGCAGATCCTGGAGGCACGCCATACCGCGGGCGGCGCGGGCTGA
- a CDS encoding VC0807 family protein: protein MSPTVKKRYPALAAAAPMALDMAAPVVSFVVLHLVFGVSPVIALSIGAVVAGLRTVWRVLTERRLNAFSVMILVMLLATLLLVFITGDPRLVLAKSAVMPFVGGVYGLVTNYVGRAVVFDVVAPFVTKGEPGLVAAWEGGWAHDAQFRDRLRLINLLWGVGFIISAIARVVIIYSTPLEVAVFAGQLPTLVTLPVLIFTTVRLSGPLRAALRQEPVGGVDIPVRELSFARTSVAVERDSIAEA, encoded by the coding sequence ATGAGCCCGACAGTCAAGAAGCGCTACCCCGCGCTCGCCGCGGCCGCGCCGATGGCACTCGATATGGCCGCGCCCGTGGTCAGTTTCGTGGTGCTGCACCTCGTGTTCGGGGTCTCGCCGGTCATCGCGCTCTCGATCGGCGCGGTCGTGGCCGGATTGCGCACCGTGTGGCGGGTGCTCACCGAACGCCGGCTGAACGCGTTCTCGGTGATGATCCTGGTGATGCTGCTCGCCACGCTGCTGTTGGTGTTCATCACCGGCGACCCGCGGCTGGTGCTGGCCAAGTCGGCGGTGATGCCGTTCGTCGGCGGCGTGTACGGGCTGGTCACCAACTACGTCGGGCGCGCAGTGGTTTTCGACGTCGTGGCGCCGTTCGTGACCAAGGGCGAACCGGGGCTGGTGGCGGCATGGGAGGGCGGCTGGGCACACGACGCGCAGTTCCGCGACCGGCTGCGGCTGATCAATCTGCTGTGGGGGGTGGGCTTCATCATCTCGGCGATCGCCAGGGTGGTCATCATCTACAGCACGCCGCTCGAGGTCGCCGTCTTCGCCGGGCAACTGCCGACGCTGGTCACGCTGCCGGTCCTCATCTTCACGACGGTGCGGTTGTCCGGACCGTTGCGTGCGGCGTTGCGCCAGGAGCCGGTCGGCGGTGTCGACATACCGGTCCGCGAACTCAGCTTCGCGCGCACTTCGGTTGCGGTGGAACGCGACTCGATCGCCGAAGCCTGA
- a CDS encoding FAD-dependent oxidoreductase has translation MHVVIAGAGVGGLCLAQGLRKNGIEATVLERDPTAHARFQGLRLRIDAHGRAALAACLPDNLYELAMATANPLYMSRGIGLDEQLREIFSVEHPGGPVDPARASTVVNRKTLRQILLTGLGDHVHFGTAVIGYETGDRVRVHTADGTTWVADVLVGADGIGSAVRGQLLPEAGLLDTGLRAIYGQMNLDLDNLSWVPPVLFGGSRPVLAPGPKTLACGIFQPQTEIGEAVRRFAPGSAIDPVRSYLKWTLVAPREVFGIDESAFFALTPAQLHALALEHTTDWSPLLRRIMAESLVAEVFPLSIRVTEPGVHWSPSRVTLLGDAIHATAPVGGIGANTALRDAAGLSEHLALALVDGVDPVVAIGRYEAEMRDYGYAAVRNSLHGSEQLFRTGPLVEGGAR, from the coding sequence ATGCATGTGGTGATCGCGGGCGCCGGCGTCGGCGGACTGTGCCTGGCCCAGGGGCTGCGCAAGAACGGGATCGAGGCCACCGTGCTCGAGCGCGACCCGACCGCGCACGCGCGGTTCCAAGGTCTGCGGCTGCGCATCGACGCCCACGGGCGCGCGGCCCTGGCGGCCTGCCTGCCCGACAACCTCTACGAGCTGGCCATGGCCACCGCCAACCCGCTCTACATGTCCCGCGGCATCGGGCTGGACGAGCAACTGCGCGAGATCTTCTCGGTCGAGCATCCCGGGGGCCCCGTCGATCCCGCGCGCGCCAGCACCGTCGTGAATCGCAAGACCCTGCGCCAGATCCTGCTGACCGGGCTCGGCGACCACGTCCACTTCGGCACCGCCGTAATCGGATACGAGACCGGCGACCGGGTGCGGGTGCACACCGCCGACGGAACCACCTGGGTGGCCGACGTGCTGGTCGGTGCGGACGGCATCGGATCCGCGGTGCGCGGGCAGTTGCTCCCCGAGGCCGGCCTGCTCGACACCGGGCTGCGCGCGATCTACGGCCAGATGAACCTGGACCTGGACAACCTCTCCTGGGTGCCGCCCGTGCTGTTCGGCGGATCCCGCCCGGTGCTGGCTCCGGGTCCGAAGACGTTGGCGTGCGGCATCTTTCAACCGCAGACCGAGATCGGCGAGGCGGTGCGCCGGTTCGCACCCGGCAGCGCGATCGATCCGGTGCGCAGTTACCTGAAGTGGACATTGGTCGCGCCGCGGGAGGTCTTCGGTATCGACGAGTCGGCCTTCTTCGCGCTCACACCCGCGCAGTTGCACGCGCTGGCACTCGAACACACCACCGACTGGAGTCCGCTGCTGCGCCGGATCATGGCGGAATCGTTGGTGGCGGAGGTCTTTCCCCTCTCGATCCGGGTCACCGAGCCCGGCGTGCACTGGTCGCCCAGCCGGGTGACCCTGCTCGGTGACGCCATTCACGCGACCGCGCCGGTGGGCGGGATCGGCGCCAACACCGCGCTGCGTGACGCGGCGGGTTTGAGCGAGCATCTCGCCCTGGCACTCGTCGACGGGGTGGACCCGGTCGTGGCGATCGGCCGGTACGAGGCGGAGATGCGGGACTACGGCTATGCGGCCGTGCGTAATTCGCTGCACGGGTCCGAACAACTGTTCCGGACCGGACCTCTGGTGGAAGGCGGTGCCCGATGA
- a CDS encoding beta-ketoacyl synthase N-terminal-like domain-containing protein has translation MSVELAVARPRTADAVVTGIGVIAPTGIGADAHWRACLSGTSGIQVSAQYRDAGYPSVLHAPVTEFVAKQHIPRRLSVQTDRWTGFGLAATAAALADAGLEPGATASDSVGVVTGSSSGGNEFGQREIASLWSGGPAEVSAYQSIAWFYAATTGQVSIRNGAKGPCSVVVTEQAAGLDALGQARRELRRGTGLMLAGGTEAPLSPYAYSCQLASGLLSTASDPERGYLPFDATAAGYVPGEGGAMFTVEPAAVAAARGAKGYGRIAGYAAAFDAAPASGTGLLRVLVRAMADAGCAPAEVDVVFADAMAVPELDAAEAAVLTAVFGRRAVPVTAPKTLTGRLYAGGSALDVATALLALRHQTIPPTPGAIRSAYPELDLVVDRPRSRPLRHAVVLARGHGGFAAALVLAGPS, from the coding sequence ATGAGTGTCGAACTGGCCGTTGCGCGCCCGCGTACGGCGGACGCGGTGGTGACCGGGATCGGTGTCATCGCGCCGACCGGGATCGGTGCGGACGCGCACTGGCGGGCGTGCCTGTCGGGCACCAGCGGGATTCAGGTCAGCGCGCAGTATCGCGATGCCGGTTACCCCAGCGTGCTGCATGCGCCGGTTACCGAATTCGTTGCCAAGCAACATATTCCGCGCCGACTATCGGTGCAGACCGACCGTTGGACCGGCTTCGGGCTCGCCGCCACGGCGGCGGCCCTCGCCGACGCCGGTCTCGAACCGGGTGCGACGGCGAGCGACTCCGTCGGCGTCGTCACCGGGAGTTCTTCCGGCGGCAACGAATTCGGCCAGCGGGAGATCGCGAGCCTGTGGTCCGGCGGGCCCGCGGAGGTCAGCGCCTACCAGTCGATCGCCTGGTTCTACGCGGCGACCACCGGACAGGTCTCGATTCGCAACGGAGCCAAGGGGCCGTGTTCGGTCGTGGTCACCGAGCAGGCGGCCGGGCTGGACGCGCTCGGTCAGGCCCGCCGGGAGTTGCGCCGCGGCACCGGGCTGATGCTCGCCGGCGGCACCGAGGCGCCGCTGTCCCCCTATGCCTATTCGTGCCAGCTCGCAAGCGGATTGCTCAGTACGGCAAGCGATCCCGAGCGCGGCTATCTTCCGTTCGACGCGACGGCCGCGGGCTACGTCCCCGGTGAGGGCGGCGCGATGTTCACCGTGGAGCCCGCCGCCGTGGCGGCCGCGCGCGGTGCGAAAGGCTACGGCCGGATCGCCGGGTACGCCGCCGCCTTCGACGCGGCGCCCGCGTCGGGCACCGGGCTGCTCCGAGTGCTGGTGCGCGCCATGGCCGATGCCGGTTGCGCGCCGGCGGAGGTGGACGTGGTGTTCGCCGACGCGATGGCCGTGCCGGAACTGGACGCCGCCGAGGCGGCGGTGCTCACCGCGGTGTTCGGCAGGCGTGCGGTGCCGGTGACCGCGCCCAAAACCCTGACCGGGCGGCTGTACGCGGGCGGTTCGGCGCTAGACGTGGCGACCGCGCTGCTCGCACTGCGGCATCAGACGATCCCGCCGACACCGGGTGCGATCCGTTCGGCCTACCCCGAACTGGACCTGGTGGTGGACCGGCCACGGTCGCGTCCGCTACGGCACGCGGTGGTGCTCGCCCGCGGCCACGGCGGCTTCGCCGCCGCACTCGTGCTGGCCGGGCCGTCGTGA
- a CDS encoding SDR family NAD(P)-dependent oxidoreductase, protein MVQALANKTALVTGGVRGIGASITKTLAEAGAQVIACYHTPGEHVDVLAKELAAIGGDHHLVLTDVTDPAQVVALAQTCRERYGRLDVVVNNAGAISHVPFAELPLAEWHRVLDTGLTAAFHVTQQVLPLLDRGASVINIGSRVATVGIPLRAHYTAAKAGLIGLTRSLAKELGPQGIRVNVVAPGVTATEVELPAEVTARYEAMTALRRLGTTDDIAAVVAFLAGDGAAYVTGETIHVDGGI, encoded by the coding sequence ATGGTGCAAGCACTGGCGAACAAGACCGCGCTGGTGACCGGTGGCGTGCGCGGTATCGGCGCGTCGATCACCAAGACCCTGGCCGAGGCCGGGGCCCAGGTGATCGCCTGCTATCACACGCCAGGCGAGCACGTCGACGTGCTGGCGAAGGAACTCGCCGCGATCGGCGGCGACCACCACCTGGTGCTGACCGACGTGACCGATCCCGCTCAGGTGGTCGCGCTGGCGCAGACCTGCCGGGAGCGCTACGGCCGGCTCGATGTGGTGGTCAACAACGCGGGCGCGATCAGCCACGTGCCGTTCGCGGAACTGCCGCTGGCGGAATGGCATCGGGTCCTCGACACCGGCCTGACCGCCGCCTTCCACGTCACCCAGCAGGTGCTGCCGCTGCTGGACCGCGGCGCGTCGGTGATCAACATCGGCTCCCGCGTCGCCACCGTCGGCATTCCGCTGCGCGCGCACTACACCGCGGCCAAGGCCGGGCTGATCGGGCTGACCCGGTCGCTGGCGAAAGAGCTCGGACCGCAAGGTATCCGGGTGAACGTGGTGGCGCCCGGCGTCACCGCCACCGAGGTCGAACTACCCGCCGAGGTTACCGCGCGCTACGAAGCGATGACCGCGCTGCGCCGGCTCGGCACGACCGACGACATCGCGGCCGTGGTCGCGTTTCTCGCCGGTGACGGCGCCGCTTACGTCACGGGCGAGACCATTCACGTCGACGGAGGGATCTGA
- a CDS encoding PEP/pyruvate-binding domain-containing protein encodes MAHVIAFAQLDLDDTARVGRKAAVLARLRRAGYPVPDGFAIDWQAATAGESAAAVPELVAEIATALAELDANGVGVAVRSSGIEEDLAGKSFAGQYESVLGVKGIDAVLAAVDTCWRSARAQRVAVYRGSAAADELSPRMGVLVQRMVEARAAGAAFSVNPVTGDPDEAVVSAVSGLAEQLMEGSAIADEWAVRDGRATLRSGTGAAGLTPDEAAAVAALATRVAAEFEAPQDIEWAQDETGLWLVQARPITTLTAAVTPVPIPVVVPDGFSVRDARVSAPWTPVQESIFLPVFAAAAPGVFAFTTGNPLSVHAIGGWIYTTTPPDTMPALIERLERIAGDLADGAPEQLVDHWHSTQRREFTERIVALRTVSFTLSELDDDAFRAHFAALLELFTELHMAYFRLTGAGVCLNGQLGVLAGELLGWSAAETLALRGGLTGAHMAAAVGLGGLARLAATKPAVREALTAGTREAAVRLPQLDSEFAAAFADYVRAHGHRTLGFDLTEPTFAEQPEILLNLVLAQIDAPFDLEREQAALRARIDKALDAAAAGLADASAEQREQFQRAVAAAEAVAPVRDEKVYLAVSAWALVRYAVLDLGRRLVAHSVIDRVDDVFYLDHRAALTSLTEIGDRTASVRDGRGRHLWAATHPGPEHYGTPPQPLVLEPGMTPPSAAASRVMDIATWSMSLFGAQRGDASAADGTLAGVAAAAGKYRGPARIVLGAADFGKIRAGDVLVCPETTAQWSVVFPSLGALIADNGSLLSHPAIIAREYGIPAVVAAAGATERLRDGQLVEVDGTAGVVRVLDADGGVVR; translated from the coding sequence GTGGCCCACGTCATCGCGTTCGCGCAGCTGGATCTCGACGACACCGCGCGCGTCGGCCGAAAAGCCGCCGTGCTGGCCCGGTTACGGCGTGCGGGTTATCCGGTGCCGGATGGCTTCGCGATCGATTGGCAGGCGGCGACGGCGGGGGAGAGCGCCGCGGCGGTGCCCGAACTCGTCGCGGAGATCGCGACCGCGCTGGCTGAGCTGGACGCGAACGGGGTCGGCGTCGCCGTGCGGTCCTCCGGCATCGAAGAAGACCTCGCCGGTAAATCGTTTGCGGGACAGTACGAGTCGGTCCTCGGCGTCAAAGGGATCGATGCCGTGCTGGCCGCCGTGGACACTTGCTGGCGTTCGGCGCGCGCACAGCGGGTCGCCGTGTACCGCGGGTCGGCCGCCGCCGACGAGCTGTCGCCGCGGATGGGGGTGCTGGTGCAGCGCATGGTCGAAGCGCGTGCGGCGGGCGCGGCGTTCAGCGTGAACCCGGTGACCGGCGATCCGGACGAGGCCGTGGTGAGTGCGGTGTCCGGTCTCGCCGAACAGTTGATGGAAGGTTCTGCCATCGCCGACGAATGGGCCGTGCGGGACGGACGAGCCACGTTGCGTTCGGGCACCGGGGCAGCCGGTCTGACTCCGGACGAGGCCGCCGCGGTCGCCGCACTGGCCACCAGGGTGGCAGCCGAATTCGAAGCGCCCCAGGACATCGAATGGGCACAGGACGAGACCGGGCTGTGGCTCGTGCAGGCGCGGCCGATCACCACCCTGACCGCGGCGGTCACCCCGGTGCCGATTCCGGTGGTGGTGCCCGACGGGTTCTCGGTGCGCGACGCGCGGGTGAGCGCGCCGTGGACGCCCGTGCAGGAATCCATCTTCCTGCCGGTGTTCGCCGCCGCCGCGCCCGGCGTGTTCGCCTTCACCACCGGAAACCCGTTGTCGGTGCACGCGATCGGCGGCTGGATCTACACCACGACGCCCCCGGACACCATGCCCGCGTTGATCGAGCGGCTGGAGCGCATCGCGGGTGATCTCGCCGACGGCGCGCCGGAACAGCTTGTCGACCACTGGCATTCGACGCAGCGGCGCGAATTCACCGAGCGGATCGTGGCACTGCGCACGGTGTCGTTCACCCTGTCCGAGCTGGACGACGACGCCTTCCGTGCGCATTTCGCCGCGCTACTGGAGCTGTTCACCGAATTGCACATGGCCTACTTCCGGCTCACCGGCGCGGGTGTCTGCCTCAACGGGCAGCTGGGCGTGCTCGCCGGGGAACTGCTCGGTTGGTCGGCCGCCGAAACCCTGGCCCTGCGTGGTGGGTTGACCGGGGCCCACATGGCGGCGGCCGTGGGCCTCGGGGGTCTTGCCCGGCTGGCCGCCACGAAACCCGCTGTGCGCGAGGCCCTCACGGCGGGAACCCGCGAGGCAGCCGTCCGGCTGCCGCAGCTCGACAGCGAGTTCGCGGCGGCCTTCGCCGACTATGTCCGCGCGCACGGACATCGCACGCTCGGATTCGATCTCACCGAGCCGACCTTCGCCGAACAGCCCGAGATCCTGCTGAATCTGGTGCTCGCGCAGATCGACGCGCCGTTCGACCTCGAGCGAGAGCAGGCGGCCTTGCGTGCGCGGATCGACAAGGCACTGGACGCGGCAGCGGCAGGGCTCGCCGACGCCTCGGCCGAGCAGCGCGAACAGTTCCAGCGGGCCGTGGCGGCGGCGGAAGCGGTGGCCCCGGTGCGGGACGAGAAGGTCTATCTCGCGGTGTCCGCGTGGGCGCTGGTCCGCTACGCCGTCTTGGACCTGGGCCGAAGGTTGGTCGCGCACAGCGTGATCGACCGTGTGGACGACGTCTTCTACTTGGACCACCGCGCGGCGCTGACCTCGCTCACCGAGATCGGCGATCGCACGGCGAGCGTGCGAGACGGACGCGGCAGGCACCTGTGGGCGGCCACGCACCCCGGGCCGGAACACTATGGGACACCGCCGCAGCCGCTGGTGCTCGAACCCGGGATGACGCCGCCCTCGGCGGCCGCGTCCCGCGTCATGGACATCGCGACCTGGTCGATGAGCTTGTTCGGCGCGCAACGCGGCGACGCGAGCGCTGCCGACGGCACGCTGGCCGGTGTCGCCGCGGCCGCGGGAAAGTACCGCGGGCCTGCTCGAATAGTGCTGGGAGCCGCGGACTTCGGCAAGATTCGCGCCGGTGACGTGCTGGTGTGCCCGGAGACCACCGCGCAGTGGTCGGTGGTGTTTCCCAGCCTCGGCGCGTTGATCGCCGACAACGGCAGCCTGCTCTCGCATCCGGCGATCATCGCCCGCGAGTACGGCATTCCGGCCGTCGTGGCGGCCGCGGGCGCGACCGAGCGGCTGCGGGACGGGCAACTGGTCGAGGTCGACGGCACCGCCGGGGTGGTGCGGGTGCTCGACGCCGACGGCGGAGTCGTCCGGTGA